From Euzebya sp., one genomic window encodes:
- a CDS encoding helix-turn-helix domain-containing protein, which produces MERTFTIRTGQDLGAALAEIRRDAGLTQQEFAERVGVSRSYLSKVETGRTTRLIEHLFTALRRAGATVTVTWTS; this is translated from the coding sequence GTGGAGCGGACGTTCACGATCCGGACCGGCCAGGACCTGGGCGCGGCGTTGGCGGAGATCCGTCGTGATGCCGGTCTCACCCAGCAGGAGTTCGCCGAGCGGGTCGGCGTGTCCCGCTCCTACCTGTCGAAGGTCGAGACGGGGAGGACCACCCGCCTCATCGAGCACCTGTTCACCGCGCTGCGGCGTGCGGGCGCCACGGTGACGGTCACCTGGACGTCGTGA
- a CDS encoding HipA N-terminal domain-containing protein, which produces MTPRPAALEVAIDGQVVADLTEGRGPQVNLRYRADTVAADGNQPWLSCSLPVRSRPHDARLFLAGLLPEGRHLESVAARAGVLTTDVFGLLARLRAGRRRRPGDR; this is translated from the coding sequence GTGACCCCACGGCCCGCCGCACTGGAGGTCGCCATCGACGGGCAGGTCGTCGCCGACCTCACCGAAGGTCGCGGGCCGCAGGTCAACCTCCGGTACCGCGCCGACACCGTGGCGGCCGACGGCAACCAACCGTGGCTGTCCTGCTCGCTTCCCGTCCGCAGCCGTCCGCACGATGCCCGGCTGTTCCTCGCCGGCCTGCTGCCCGAGGGCCGCCACCTGGAATCCGTCGCCGCCAGAGCCGGAGTGCTCACGACCGACGTGTTCGGCCTGCTGGCCCGCTTACGGGCGGGACGTCGCCGGCGCCCTGGTGATCGGTGA
- a CDS encoding HipA domain-containing protein: MIGDTTADRNPHTVPYDDVALAESVGRVAEESFDLADDSELSLAGLQNKLLLVETPDGWARPAEGYASTHTLKVEDRRFDGLAAAEAACLSLGRAVGVTTVHAEATTIGGIPVVIVERFDRALGEGGEVRRIHQEDACQALGVDPERMHVDAGGRPRRMGKYQVGGGPSFADIAQLLDRFAADAVEEHCRLLALATFTVAIGNGDAHGKNVGLLHPTPDRIELAPAYDTVPTALWPTLADRAAMFVNGRSLLSEVTGEDLVIEGAVKWGILRIDEAEEIVGTALDALEAAVTDPARDLGKHPVIERLRGYVRSRVDQLRSSMWGGLSHRP, encoded by the coding sequence GTGATCGGTGACACCACAGCTGACCGCAACCCCCACACCGTCCCCTACGACGATGTGGCCCTGGCAGAGAGCGTCGGCCGCGTGGCAGAGGAGTCCTTCGACCTCGCTGACGACTCCGAGCTGTCCCTGGCCGGGCTGCAGAACAAGCTGCTGCTGGTGGAGACCCCCGACGGGTGGGCGCGGCCGGCCGAGGGGTACGCCTCCACCCACACCCTCAAGGTCGAGGATCGTCGCTTCGACGGCCTGGCCGCAGCCGAGGCGGCATGCCTGTCCCTCGGCCGCGCCGTGGGGGTCACCACCGTCCACGCAGAGGCCACGACGATCGGCGGCATCCCCGTCGTCATCGTCGAGCGCTTCGACCGCGCCTTGGGCGAGGGCGGGGAGGTCCGGCGCATCCACCAGGAGGACGCCTGCCAGGCCCTCGGCGTCGATCCCGAACGCATGCACGTCGACGCGGGGGGCAGGCCCAGGCGGATGGGCAAGTACCAGGTCGGCGGCGGCCCGTCGTTCGCCGACATCGCGCAGCTGCTCGACCGCTTCGCCGCCGATGCGGTCGAGGAGCACTGTCGCCTGCTGGCGCTGGCCACGTTCACCGTCGCCATCGGAAACGGCGACGCGCACGGCAAGAACGTCGGACTGCTGCACCCGACGCCGGACCGCATCGAGTTGGCACCGGCTTACGACACCGTCCCGACGGCGCTCTGGCCCACCCTCGCGGATCGAGCAGCGATGTTCGTCAACGGCCGATCCCTGCTGTCGGAGGTCACCGGAGAGGACCTGGTCATCGAGGGTGCGGTCAAGTGGGGCATCTTGCGCATCGACGAAGCCGAGGAGATCGTCGGCACGGCCCTCGATGCCCTGGAGGCCGCCGTGACCGACCCTGCTCGTGATCTCGGCAAGCACCCGGTCATCGAGCGGCTCCGGGGCTACGTCAGGTCGCGTGTCGACCAACTGCGGTCGTCGATGTGGGGCGGACTGTCGCACCGGCCCTGA